In Larimichthys crocea isolate SSNF chromosome VI, L_crocea_2.0, whole genome shotgun sequence, one genomic interval encodes:
- the arhgap9 gene encoding rho GTPase-activating protein 15 isoform X6, with protein MLSGTWRRSVGHQQSSAAPVVSRGMTVCGVPSGTVVLEAQYDYNYRGADGRQVCIREGERFILLKKTNNDWWQVRRIGAASKTKPLYVPATYVTEVPIVPMPSPQRLVMSASLNSNLRILPRVSLSPSSTATNYNEQQVNKPIYHSMENLNSNSAFQGLDNHNSAGGGRFPTLPLSGFTFTPNSPTSPSGHLMVPGISASSNTQTVPRNHRVVPMITRSQSSSNLPENLMENPYDEVGGGISSRVKHRVPKKSCSQWDMVGASGKNNHLQVPTESYLSQLSWQDSPLYTDSQPERRLSQLEPPTPAPDQQPLQIMDLWEQYSDPCTGRSYYVNSITRERSWKPPRRSRGRNTDMGSPVQPQTLPRETNHLSLPFPEAGNGTTQRSIQRAASSDTLTTMAFSNATVQIHNSGGQHDVKQGLSHSQSMTLPENGKLVQQCTDYSCNVTNIVVEPPSPQSSPDSDGPTPELEKAGLLNKTKIAEGGRKLRKNWSPSWVVLVGNSLVFFKDPKSQTPSSWKPGNSRPESSVDLRGAQLHWANELSSKKNVFKLRTVTGNEFLLQSETDSLIKEWYKTIQNVIDRLDRENPLDNVLLYSVRRAGSVEMLDNSGDEDDRRTSLPRSSSNLENTERKRVKTRLKKLIQKRPPLQALQEKGLIKDQVFGCRLEMLCERERSKVPRFVRLCTEAVEKRGLDTDGIYRVSGNLAVIQKLRYLVNHEEKLNLDESDWEDIHVITGALKLFFRELPEPVVPFGFFTDIMETVKMSDYMDKVDRLKCLVLNMPPPNHDTLQFMCRHLKRVLEHTDSNRMTTQNIGIVFGPTLMRPERDNGNMAVNMVYQNQAVELILSEFDHIFGTRGPS; from the exons ATGCTGTCTGGGACTTGGCGACGTTCTGTGGGGCATCAGCAGTCTTCTGCAGCACCTGTGGTCTCCAGGGGGATGACAGTCTGCGGGGTCCCCAGTGGCACAGTGGTCCTCGAGGCCCAGTATGACTATAACTATCGAGGGGCTGATGGACGGCAGGTCTGCATTAGGGAGGGCGAACGGTTTATTCTCCTGAAAAAGACCAACAATGACTGGTGGCAG GTACGGAGGATTGGGGCAGCCAGTAAAACAAAGCCACTCTATGTCCCTGCTACGTATGTGACAGAGGTGCCGATTGTGCCGATGCCTTCGCCACAGCGCCTGGTCATGTCTGCATCGCTGAACTCCAACCTCAGGATACTGCCACGTGTGTCACTTTCTCCCAGCTCGACAGCGACTAACTATAACGAACAGCAAG TGAACAAACCCATCTACCACTCCATGGAAAACCTGAACTCCAACAGTGCCTTCCAGGGGCTGGACAACCACAACAGCGCAGGTGGAGGCCGCTTCCCCACCCTGCCCCTCTCTGGATTCACCTTTACCCCCAACTCTCCCACCTCCCCGTCGGGCCACCTCATGGTCCCTGGGATCTCAGCATCTTCCAATACCCAAACAGTACCACGGAACCACAGGGTGGTGCCAATGATCACTCGGAGCCAGAGCTCCAGCAACCTGCCTGAAAACCTGATGGAGAACCCATATGACGAGGTGGGCGGTGGCATCAGCAGTCGTGTCAAACATAGGGTGCCCAAGAAGTCTTGTAGCCAGTGGGACATGGTGGGAGCTTCTGGCAAGAACAACCATCTGCAG GTCCCAACAGAGTCCTATCTGTCTCAGCTGTCCTGGCAGGACTCCCCTCTTTACACTGACTCACAGCCAGAGAGACGTCTGTCGCAGCTGGAGCCACCTACCCCTGCCCCTGATCAGCAGCCTCTTCAGATCATGGACCTGTGGGAGCAGTACTCAGACCCATGCACGGGGAGAAGCTACTACGTAAACAGCATCACCAGGGAGAGGTCCTGGAAACCCCCTCGTCGGTCCCGTGGACGCAACACCGATATG GGCAGTCCAGTACAACCTCAGACGTTACCAAGGGAAACCAACCATCTGTCGCTACCATTTCCTGAAGCTGGCAATGGAACAACACAGAGA AGCATACAGCGTGCTGCCTCCTCTGACACCCTGACCACGATGGCGTTCAGCAATGCCACTGTCCAGATCCATAACTCTGGCGGCCAGCATGATGTCAAGCAGGGGCTCAGCCACTCCCAATCTATGACCCTGCCTGAGAATGGCAAG ctggTCCAGCAGTGCACAGATTACTCTTGTAATGTGACCAACATCGTCGTGGAGCCTCCGTCTCCTCAGAGTTCTCCAGACAGCGATGGCCCCACGCCG GAACTGGAGAAAGCCGGCCTCTTGAACAAGACGAAGATTGCAGAGGGAGGACGCAAACTCAG gaAAAATTGGAGCCCTTCCTGGGTGGTGTTGGTTGGGAACAGTCTGGTTTTCTTCAAAGATCCTAAATCACAGACACCTTCCAGCTGG aaacCAGGAAACAGTCGTCCTGAGAGCAGTGTGGACTTAAGAGGAGCACAGCTACACTGGGCCAACGAGTTATCCAGCAAGAAGAATGTATTCAAG ctgAGGACAGTGACGGGAAATGAGTTCCTCCTGCAGTCAGAGACAGACTCTCTGATCAAAGAGTGGTACAAAACCATCCAGAACGTCATCGACCGGCTG GACCGTGAGAACCCGTTAGATAACGTCCTTCTATATTCTGTGAGGCGAGCGGGCAGCGTGGAGATGCTGGACAACAGTGGAGATGAAGATGACAGGAGAACGTCAC TCCCTCGCTCGTCTTCCAACCTGGAGAACacggagaggaagagagtgaagaCCCGGCTGAAGAAGCTGATCCAAAAGAGACCTCCTCTGCAGGCGCTGCAGGAGAAAGGGCTGATTAAAG ATCAGGTGTTTGGCTGTCGTCTGGAGATGCtctgtgaaagagagaggagcaaAGTCCCTCGCTTCGTCAGACTTTGTACTGAGGCCGTGGAGAAGAGAG GACTGGACACTGACGGGATCTACAGAGTCTCAGGCAACCTGGCAGTCATTCAGAAACTACGCTACTTAGTGAACCACG AGGAGAAGCTGAATTTGGACGAGAGTGATTGGGAGGACATTCACGTCATCACAGGAGCTTTGAAACTTTTCTTTCGAGAGCTTCCTGAACCCGTTGTGCCCTTCGGCTTCTTCACCGACATCATGGAGACAGTCA AGATGTCGGACTACATGGACAAAGTGGATCGTCTGAAGTGTCTAGTGCTCAACATGCCTCCTCCAAATCATGACACACTTCAGTTCATGTGTCGCCATCTCAAACG agttttggagcacacagacagcaacCGAATGACCACCCAGAACATCGGCATTGTGTTTGGACCGACCCTGATGCGCCCGGAGCGGGACAATGGCAACATGGCAGTGAATATGGTTTACCAGAATCAAGCAGTGGAGCTCATCCTCAGCGAGTTTGACCACATCTTTGGAACGAGAGGCCCCTCGTGA
- the arhgap9 gene encoding rho GTPase-activating protein 9 isoform X5 — MLSGTWRRSVGHQQSSAAPVVSRGMTVCGVPSGTVVLEAQYDYNYRGADGRQVCIREGERFILLKKTNNDWWQVRRIGAASKTKPLYVPATYVTEVPIVPMPSPQRLVMSASLNSNLRILPRVSLSPSSTATNYNEQQVNKPIYHSMENLNSNSAFQGLDNHNSAGGGRFPTLPLSGFTFTPNSPTSPSGHLMVPGISASSNTQTVPRNHRVVPMITRSQSSSNLPENLMENPYDEVGGGISSRVKHRVPKKSCSQWDMVGASGKNNHLQVPTESYLSQLSWQDSPLYTDSQPERRLSQLEPPTPAPDQQPLQIMDLWEQYSDPCTGRSYYVNSITRERSWKPPRRSRGRNTDMGSPVQPQTLPRETNHLSLPFPEAGNGTTQRLVQQCTDYSCNVTNIVVEPPSPQSSPDSDGPTPELEKAGLLNKTKIAEGGRKLRKNWSPSWVVLVGNSLVFFKDPKSQTPSSWKPGNSRPESSVDLRGAQLHWANELSSKKNVFKLRTVTGNEFLLQSETDSLIKEWYKTIQNVIDRLDRENPLDNVLLYSVRRAGSVEMLDNSGDEDDRRTSLPRSSSNLENTERKRVKTRLKKLIQKRPPLQALQEKGLIKDQVFGCRLEMLCERERSKVPRFVRLCTEAVEKRGLDTDGIYRVSGNLAVIQKLRYLVNHERAVTTDGRYMFPAELVQEEKLNLDESDWEDIHVITGALKLFFRELPEPVVPFGFFTDIMETVKMSDYMDKVDRLKCLVLNMPPPNHDTLQFMCRHLKRVLEHTDSNRMTTQNIGIVFGPTLMRPERDNGNMAVNMVYQNQAVELILSEFDHIFGTRGPS; from the exons ATGCTGTCTGGGACTTGGCGACGTTCTGTGGGGCATCAGCAGTCTTCTGCAGCACCTGTGGTCTCCAGGGGGATGACAGTCTGCGGGGTCCCCAGTGGCACAGTGGTCCTCGAGGCCCAGTATGACTATAACTATCGAGGGGCTGATGGACGGCAGGTCTGCATTAGGGAGGGCGAACGGTTTATTCTCCTGAAAAAGACCAACAATGACTGGTGGCAG GTACGGAGGATTGGGGCAGCCAGTAAAACAAAGCCACTCTATGTCCCTGCTACGTATGTGACAGAGGTGCCGATTGTGCCGATGCCTTCGCCACAGCGCCTGGTCATGTCTGCATCGCTGAACTCCAACCTCAGGATACTGCCACGTGTGTCACTTTCTCCCAGCTCGACAGCGACTAACTATAACGAACAGCAAG TGAACAAACCCATCTACCACTCCATGGAAAACCTGAACTCCAACAGTGCCTTCCAGGGGCTGGACAACCACAACAGCGCAGGTGGAGGCCGCTTCCCCACCCTGCCCCTCTCTGGATTCACCTTTACCCCCAACTCTCCCACCTCCCCGTCGGGCCACCTCATGGTCCCTGGGATCTCAGCATCTTCCAATACCCAAACAGTACCACGGAACCACAGGGTGGTGCCAATGATCACTCGGAGCCAGAGCTCCAGCAACCTGCCTGAAAACCTGATGGAGAACCCATATGACGAGGTGGGCGGTGGCATCAGCAGTCGTGTCAAACATAGGGTGCCCAAGAAGTCTTGTAGCCAGTGGGACATGGTGGGAGCTTCTGGCAAGAACAACCATCTGCAG GTCCCAACAGAGTCCTATCTGTCTCAGCTGTCCTGGCAGGACTCCCCTCTTTACACTGACTCACAGCCAGAGAGACGTCTGTCGCAGCTGGAGCCACCTACCCCTGCCCCTGATCAGCAGCCTCTTCAGATCATGGACCTGTGGGAGCAGTACTCAGACCCATGCACGGGGAGAAGCTACTACGTAAACAGCATCACCAGGGAGAGGTCCTGGAAACCCCCTCGTCGGTCCCGTGGACGCAACACCGATATG GGCAGTCCAGTACAACCTCAGACGTTACCAAGGGAAACCAACCATCTGTCGCTACCATTTCCTGAAGCTGGCAATGGAACAACACAGAGA ctggTCCAGCAGTGCACAGATTACTCTTGTAATGTGACCAACATCGTCGTGGAGCCTCCGTCTCCTCAGAGTTCTCCAGACAGCGATGGCCCCACGCCG GAACTGGAGAAAGCCGGCCTCTTGAACAAGACGAAGATTGCAGAGGGAGGACGCAAACTCAG gaAAAATTGGAGCCCTTCCTGGGTGGTGTTGGTTGGGAACAGTCTGGTTTTCTTCAAAGATCCTAAATCACAGACACCTTCCAGCTGG aaacCAGGAAACAGTCGTCCTGAGAGCAGTGTGGACTTAAGAGGAGCACAGCTACACTGGGCCAACGAGTTATCCAGCAAGAAGAATGTATTCAAG ctgAGGACAGTGACGGGAAATGAGTTCCTCCTGCAGTCAGAGACAGACTCTCTGATCAAAGAGTGGTACAAAACCATCCAGAACGTCATCGACCGGCTG GACCGTGAGAACCCGTTAGATAACGTCCTTCTATATTCTGTGAGGCGAGCGGGCAGCGTGGAGATGCTGGACAACAGTGGAGATGAAGATGACAGGAGAACGTCAC TCCCTCGCTCGTCTTCCAACCTGGAGAACacggagaggaagagagtgaagaCCCGGCTGAAGAAGCTGATCCAAAAGAGACCTCCTCTGCAGGCGCTGCAGGAGAAAGGGCTGATTAAAG ATCAGGTGTTTGGCTGTCGTCTGGAGATGCtctgtgaaagagagaggagcaaAGTCCCTCGCTTCGTCAGACTTTGTACTGAGGCCGTGGAGAAGAGAG GACTGGACACTGACGGGATCTACAGAGTCTCAGGCAACCTGGCAGTCATTCAGAAACTACGCTACTTAGTGAACCACG AGCGAGCGGTGACTACAGACGGCCGTTACATGTTCCCAGCGGAGTTGGTACAAG AGGAGAAGCTGAATTTGGACGAGAGTGATTGGGAGGACATTCACGTCATCACAGGAGCTTTGAAACTTTTCTTTCGAGAGCTTCCTGAACCCGTTGTGCCCTTCGGCTTCTTCACCGACATCATGGAGACAGTCA AGATGTCGGACTACATGGACAAAGTGGATCGTCTGAAGTGTCTAGTGCTCAACATGCCTCCTCCAAATCATGACACACTTCAGTTCATGTGTCGCCATCTCAAACG agttttggagcacacagacagcaacCGAATGACCACCCAGAACATCGGCATTGTGTTTGGACCGACCCTGATGCGCCCGGAGCGGGACAATGGCAACATGGCAGTGAATATGGTTTACCAGAATCAAGCAGTGGAGCTCATCCTCAGCGAGTTTGACCACATCTTTGGAACGAGAGGCCCCTCGTGA
- the arhgap9 gene encoding rho GTPase-activating protein 15 isoform X1 — protein sequence MLSGTWRRSVGHQQSSAAPVVSRGMTVCGVPSGTVVLEAQYDYNYRGADGRQVCIREGERFILLKKTNNDWWQVRRIGAASKTKPLYVPATYVTEVPIVPMPSPQRLVMSASLNSNLRILPRVSLSPSSTATNYNEQQVNKPIYHSMENLNSNSAFQGLDNHNSAGGGRFPTLPLSGFTFTPNSPTSPSGHLMVPGISASSNTQTVPRNHRVVPMITRSQSSSNLPENLMENPYDEVGGGISSRVKHRVPKKSCSQWDMVGASGKNNHLQVPTESYLSQLSWQDSPLYTDSQPERRLSQLEPPTPAPDQQPLQIMDLWEQYSDPCTGRSYYVNSITRERSWKPPRRSRGRNTDMGSPVQPQTLPRETNHLSLPFPEAGNGTTQRLSPDFLFGSHQRNNRGGWQMKQSIQRAASSDTLTTMAFSNATVQIHNSGGQHDVKQGLSHSQSMTLPENGKLVQQCTDYSCNVTNIVVEPPSPQSSPDSDGPTPELEKAGLLNKTKIAEGGRKLRKNWSPSWVVLVGNSLVFFKDPKSQTPSSWKPGNSRPESSVDLRGAQLHWANELSSKKNVFKLRTVTGNEFLLQSETDSLIKEWYKTIQNVIDRLDRENPLDNVLLYSVRRAGSVEMLDNSGDEDDRRTSLPRSSSNLENTERKRVKTRLKKLIQKRPPLQALQEKGLIKDQVFGCRLEMLCERERSKVPRFVRLCTEAVEKRGLDTDGIYRVSGNLAVIQKLRYLVNHERAVTTDGRYMFPAELVQEEKLNLDESDWEDIHVITGALKLFFRELPEPVVPFGFFTDIMETVKMSDYMDKVDRLKCLVLNMPPPNHDTLQFMCRHLKRVLEHTDSNRMTTQNIGIVFGPTLMRPERDNGNMAVNMVYQNQAVELILSEFDHIFGTRGPS from the exons ATGCTGTCTGGGACTTGGCGACGTTCTGTGGGGCATCAGCAGTCTTCTGCAGCACCTGTGGTCTCCAGGGGGATGACAGTCTGCGGGGTCCCCAGTGGCACAGTGGTCCTCGAGGCCCAGTATGACTATAACTATCGAGGGGCTGATGGACGGCAGGTCTGCATTAGGGAGGGCGAACGGTTTATTCTCCTGAAAAAGACCAACAATGACTGGTGGCAG GTACGGAGGATTGGGGCAGCCAGTAAAACAAAGCCACTCTATGTCCCTGCTACGTATGTGACAGAGGTGCCGATTGTGCCGATGCCTTCGCCACAGCGCCTGGTCATGTCTGCATCGCTGAACTCCAACCTCAGGATACTGCCACGTGTGTCACTTTCTCCCAGCTCGACAGCGACTAACTATAACGAACAGCAAG TGAACAAACCCATCTACCACTCCATGGAAAACCTGAACTCCAACAGTGCCTTCCAGGGGCTGGACAACCACAACAGCGCAGGTGGAGGCCGCTTCCCCACCCTGCCCCTCTCTGGATTCACCTTTACCCCCAACTCTCCCACCTCCCCGTCGGGCCACCTCATGGTCCCTGGGATCTCAGCATCTTCCAATACCCAAACAGTACCACGGAACCACAGGGTGGTGCCAATGATCACTCGGAGCCAGAGCTCCAGCAACCTGCCTGAAAACCTGATGGAGAACCCATATGACGAGGTGGGCGGTGGCATCAGCAGTCGTGTCAAACATAGGGTGCCCAAGAAGTCTTGTAGCCAGTGGGACATGGTGGGAGCTTCTGGCAAGAACAACCATCTGCAG GTCCCAACAGAGTCCTATCTGTCTCAGCTGTCCTGGCAGGACTCCCCTCTTTACACTGACTCACAGCCAGAGAGACGTCTGTCGCAGCTGGAGCCACCTACCCCTGCCCCTGATCAGCAGCCTCTTCAGATCATGGACCTGTGGGAGCAGTACTCAGACCCATGCACGGGGAGAAGCTACTACGTAAACAGCATCACCAGGGAGAGGTCCTGGAAACCCCCTCGTCGGTCCCGTGGACGCAACACCGATATG GGCAGTCCAGTACAACCTCAGACGTTACCAAGGGAAACCAACCATCTGTCGCTACCATTTCCTGAAGCTGGCAATGGAACAACACAGAGA CTGTCACCTGATTTCCTCTTCGGGAGCCACCAAAGGAATAATAGAGGTGGCTGGCAGATGAAACAG AGCATACAGCGTGCTGCCTCCTCTGACACCCTGACCACGATGGCGTTCAGCAATGCCACTGTCCAGATCCATAACTCTGGCGGCCAGCATGATGTCAAGCAGGGGCTCAGCCACTCCCAATCTATGACCCTGCCTGAGAATGGCAAG ctggTCCAGCAGTGCACAGATTACTCTTGTAATGTGACCAACATCGTCGTGGAGCCTCCGTCTCCTCAGAGTTCTCCAGACAGCGATGGCCCCACGCCG GAACTGGAGAAAGCCGGCCTCTTGAACAAGACGAAGATTGCAGAGGGAGGACGCAAACTCAG gaAAAATTGGAGCCCTTCCTGGGTGGTGTTGGTTGGGAACAGTCTGGTTTTCTTCAAAGATCCTAAATCACAGACACCTTCCAGCTGG aaacCAGGAAACAGTCGTCCTGAGAGCAGTGTGGACTTAAGAGGAGCACAGCTACACTGGGCCAACGAGTTATCCAGCAAGAAGAATGTATTCAAG ctgAGGACAGTGACGGGAAATGAGTTCCTCCTGCAGTCAGAGACAGACTCTCTGATCAAAGAGTGGTACAAAACCATCCAGAACGTCATCGACCGGCTG GACCGTGAGAACCCGTTAGATAACGTCCTTCTATATTCTGTGAGGCGAGCGGGCAGCGTGGAGATGCTGGACAACAGTGGAGATGAAGATGACAGGAGAACGTCAC TCCCTCGCTCGTCTTCCAACCTGGAGAACacggagaggaagagagtgaagaCCCGGCTGAAGAAGCTGATCCAAAAGAGACCTCCTCTGCAGGCGCTGCAGGAGAAAGGGCTGATTAAAG ATCAGGTGTTTGGCTGTCGTCTGGAGATGCtctgtgaaagagagaggagcaaAGTCCCTCGCTTCGTCAGACTTTGTACTGAGGCCGTGGAGAAGAGAG GACTGGACACTGACGGGATCTACAGAGTCTCAGGCAACCTGGCAGTCATTCAGAAACTACGCTACTTAGTGAACCACG AGCGAGCGGTGACTACAGACGGCCGTTACATGTTCCCAGCGGAGTTGGTACAAG AGGAGAAGCTGAATTTGGACGAGAGTGATTGGGAGGACATTCACGTCATCACAGGAGCTTTGAAACTTTTCTTTCGAGAGCTTCCTGAACCCGTTGTGCCCTTCGGCTTCTTCACCGACATCATGGAGACAGTCA AGATGTCGGACTACATGGACAAAGTGGATCGTCTGAAGTGTCTAGTGCTCAACATGCCTCCTCCAAATCATGACACACTTCAGTTCATGTGTCGCCATCTCAAACG agttttggagcacacagacagcaacCGAATGACCACCCAGAACATCGGCATTGTGTTTGGACCGACCCTGATGCGCCCGGAGCGGGACAATGGCAACATGGCAGTGAATATGGTTTACCAGAATCAAGCAGTGGAGCTCATCCTCAGCGAGTTTGACCACATCTTTGGAACGAGAGGCCCCTCGTGA
- the arhgap9 gene encoding rho GTPase-activating protein 9 isoform X4, giving the protein MLSGTWRRSVGHQQSSAAPVVSRGMTVCGVPSGTVVLEAQYDYNYRGADGRQVCIREGERFILLKKTNNDWWQVRRIGAASKTKPLYVPATYVTEVPIVPMPSPQRLVMSASLNSNLRILPRVSLSPSSTATNYNEQQVNKPIYHSMENLNSNSAFQGLDNHNSAGGGRFPTLPLSGFTFTPNSPTSPSGHLMVPGISASSNTQTVPRNHRVVPMITRSQSSSNLPENLMENPYDEVGGGISSRVKHRVPKKSCSQWDMVGASGKNNHLQVPTESYLSQLSWQDSPLYTDSQPERRLSQLEPPTPAPDQQPLQIMDLWEQYSDPCTGRSYYVNSITRERSWKPPRRSRGRNTDMGSPVQPQTLPRETNHLSLPFPEAGNGTTQRLSPDFLFGSHQRNNRGGWQMKQLVQQCTDYSCNVTNIVVEPPSPQSSPDSDGPTPELEKAGLLNKTKIAEGGRKLRKNWSPSWVVLVGNSLVFFKDPKSQTPSSWKPGNSRPESSVDLRGAQLHWANELSSKKNVFKLRTVTGNEFLLQSETDSLIKEWYKTIQNVIDRLDRENPLDNVLLYSVRRAGSVEMLDNSGDEDDRRTSLPRSSSNLENTERKRVKTRLKKLIQKRPPLQALQEKGLIKDQVFGCRLEMLCERERSKVPRFVRLCTEAVEKRGLDTDGIYRVSGNLAVIQKLRYLVNHERAVTTDGRYMFPAELVQEEKLNLDESDWEDIHVITGALKLFFRELPEPVVPFGFFTDIMETVKMSDYMDKVDRLKCLVLNMPPPNHDTLQFMCRHLKRVLEHTDSNRMTTQNIGIVFGPTLMRPERDNGNMAVNMVYQNQAVELILSEFDHIFGTRGPS; this is encoded by the exons ATGCTGTCTGGGACTTGGCGACGTTCTGTGGGGCATCAGCAGTCTTCTGCAGCACCTGTGGTCTCCAGGGGGATGACAGTCTGCGGGGTCCCCAGTGGCACAGTGGTCCTCGAGGCCCAGTATGACTATAACTATCGAGGGGCTGATGGACGGCAGGTCTGCATTAGGGAGGGCGAACGGTTTATTCTCCTGAAAAAGACCAACAATGACTGGTGGCAG GTACGGAGGATTGGGGCAGCCAGTAAAACAAAGCCACTCTATGTCCCTGCTACGTATGTGACAGAGGTGCCGATTGTGCCGATGCCTTCGCCACAGCGCCTGGTCATGTCTGCATCGCTGAACTCCAACCTCAGGATACTGCCACGTGTGTCACTTTCTCCCAGCTCGACAGCGACTAACTATAACGAACAGCAAG TGAACAAACCCATCTACCACTCCATGGAAAACCTGAACTCCAACAGTGCCTTCCAGGGGCTGGACAACCACAACAGCGCAGGTGGAGGCCGCTTCCCCACCCTGCCCCTCTCTGGATTCACCTTTACCCCCAACTCTCCCACCTCCCCGTCGGGCCACCTCATGGTCCCTGGGATCTCAGCATCTTCCAATACCCAAACAGTACCACGGAACCACAGGGTGGTGCCAATGATCACTCGGAGCCAGAGCTCCAGCAACCTGCCTGAAAACCTGATGGAGAACCCATATGACGAGGTGGGCGGTGGCATCAGCAGTCGTGTCAAACATAGGGTGCCCAAGAAGTCTTGTAGCCAGTGGGACATGGTGGGAGCTTCTGGCAAGAACAACCATCTGCAG GTCCCAACAGAGTCCTATCTGTCTCAGCTGTCCTGGCAGGACTCCCCTCTTTACACTGACTCACAGCCAGAGAGACGTCTGTCGCAGCTGGAGCCACCTACCCCTGCCCCTGATCAGCAGCCTCTTCAGATCATGGACCTGTGGGAGCAGTACTCAGACCCATGCACGGGGAGAAGCTACTACGTAAACAGCATCACCAGGGAGAGGTCCTGGAAACCCCCTCGTCGGTCCCGTGGACGCAACACCGATATG GGCAGTCCAGTACAACCTCAGACGTTACCAAGGGAAACCAACCATCTGTCGCTACCATTTCCTGAAGCTGGCAATGGAACAACACAGAGA CTGTCACCTGATTTCCTCTTCGGGAGCCACCAAAGGAATAATAGAGGTGGCTGGCAGATGAAACAG ctggTCCAGCAGTGCACAGATTACTCTTGTAATGTGACCAACATCGTCGTGGAGCCTCCGTCTCCTCAGAGTTCTCCAGACAGCGATGGCCCCACGCCG GAACTGGAGAAAGCCGGCCTCTTGAACAAGACGAAGATTGCAGAGGGAGGACGCAAACTCAG gaAAAATTGGAGCCCTTCCTGGGTGGTGTTGGTTGGGAACAGTCTGGTTTTCTTCAAAGATCCTAAATCACAGACACCTTCCAGCTGG aaacCAGGAAACAGTCGTCCTGAGAGCAGTGTGGACTTAAGAGGAGCACAGCTACACTGGGCCAACGAGTTATCCAGCAAGAAGAATGTATTCAAG ctgAGGACAGTGACGGGAAATGAGTTCCTCCTGCAGTCAGAGACAGACTCTCTGATCAAAGAGTGGTACAAAACCATCCAGAACGTCATCGACCGGCTG GACCGTGAGAACCCGTTAGATAACGTCCTTCTATATTCTGTGAGGCGAGCGGGCAGCGTGGAGATGCTGGACAACAGTGGAGATGAAGATGACAGGAGAACGTCAC TCCCTCGCTCGTCTTCCAACCTGGAGAACacggagaggaagagagtgaagaCCCGGCTGAAGAAGCTGATCCAAAAGAGACCTCCTCTGCAGGCGCTGCAGGAGAAAGGGCTGATTAAAG ATCAGGTGTTTGGCTGTCGTCTGGAGATGCtctgtgaaagagagaggagcaaAGTCCCTCGCTTCGTCAGACTTTGTACTGAGGCCGTGGAGAAGAGAG GACTGGACACTGACGGGATCTACAGAGTCTCAGGCAACCTGGCAGTCATTCAGAAACTACGCTACTTAGTGAACCACG AGCGAGCGGTGACTACAGACGGCCGTTACATGTTCCCAGCGGAGTTGGTACAAG AGGAGAAGCTGAATTTGGACGAGAGTGATTGGGAGGACATTCACGTCATCACAGGAGCTTTGAAACTTTTCTTTCGAGAGCTTCCTGAACCCGTTGTGCCCTTCGGCTTCTTCACCGACATCATGGAGACAGTCA AGATGTCGGACTACATGGACAAAGTGGATCGTCTGAAGTGTCTAGTGCTCAACATGCCTCCTCCAAATCATGACACACTTCAGTTCATGTGTCGCCATCTCAAACG agttttggagcacacagacagcaacCGAATGACCACCCAGAACATCGGCATTGTGTTTGGACCGACCCTGATGCGCCCGGAGCGGGACAATGGCAACATGGCAGTGAATATGGTTTACCAGAATCAAGCAGTGGAGCTCATCCTCAGCGAGTTTGACCACATCTTTGGAACGAGAGGCCCCTCGTGA